Part of the Hippopotamus amphibius kiboko isolate mHipAmp2 chromosome 7, mHipAmp2.hap2, whole genome shotgun sequence genome, ACTTCCCTAGAATGTAGGGATCCTCATCCTTGAGCTTGAATTGGTCTAgatctttctgcttttaagaCTGGATTTAAAATTCTTAAACTGAGTCAAATGGCAGGAAGACTGATTTGCCAAGTATTTATCGGGAACCACCACATGTACCAGCACCATCTAGGCCCAGGGGATAAGGTCAGTTTGGGCTTACTTAGGCCgtggggtggagggctgggggcagggaaggctggAGGTGTAACATAAATAAGCAACTGCTGATGCCCTCCTTGGTGATTAAACATTGATGTTGGTGTTGTATTATTTTGCAGGTAAAGATGAGCCCAGCAGCTACACATGTACAACTTGCAAACAGCCATTCACCAGTGCATGGTTTCTCTTGCAACACGCACAGAACACTCATGGATTAAGAATCTACTTAGAAAGCGAACACGGAAGTCCCCTGACCCCGCGGGTTGGTATCCCTTCAGGACTAGGTGCAGAATGTCCTTCCCAGCCACCTCTCCATGGGATTCATATTGCAGACAATAACCCCTTTAACCTGCTAAGAATACCAGGATCAGTATCCAGAGAGGCTTCCGGCCTGGCAGAAGGGCGCTTTCCACCCACTCCCCCCCTGTTTAGTCCACCACCGAGACATCACTTGGACCCCCACCGCATAGAGCGCCTGGGGGCGGAAGAGATGGCCCTGGCCACCCATCACCCGAGTGCCTTTGACAGGGTGCTGCGGTTGAATCCAATGGCTATGGAGCCTCCCGCCATGGATTTCTCTAGGAGACTTAGAGAGCTGGCAGGGAACACGTCTAGCCCACCGCTGTCCCCAGGCCGGCCCAGCCCTATGCAAAGGTTACTGCAACCATTCCAGCCAGGTAGCAAGCCGCCCTTCCTGGCGAcgccccccctccctcctctgcaatccgcccctcctccctcccagccccccgtCAAGTCCAAGTCATGCGAGTTCTGCGGCAAGACGTTCAAATTTCAGAGCAACCTGGTGGTGCACCGGCGAAGCCACACGGGCGAGAAGCCCTACAAGTGCAACCTGTGCGACCACGCGTGCACGCAGGCCAGCAAGCTGAAGCGCCACATGAAGACGCACATGCACAAGTCTTCGCCCATGACGGTCAAGTCCGACGACGGCCTCTCCACCGCCAGCTCCCCGGAACCCGGCACCAGCGACCTGGTGGGCAGCGCCAGCAGCGCGCTCAAGTCCGTGGTGGCCAAGTTCAAGAGCGAGAACGACCCCACCTTGATCCCGGAGAATGGGgacgaggaggaagaggaggacgacgaggaagaggaagaagaggaggaagaggaggaggaggagctgacgGAGAGCGAGAGGGTGGACTACGGCTTCGGGCTGAGCCTGGAGGCGGCCCGCCACCACGAGAACAGCTCGCGGGGCGCGGTGGTGGGCGTGGGCGACGAGGGCCGCGCCCTGCCCGACGTCATGCAGGGCATGGTGCTCAGCTCCATGCAGCACTTCAGTGAGGCCTTCCACCAGGTCCTGGGCGAGAAGCATAAGCGCGGCCACCTGGCCGAGGCCGAGGGCCACAGGGACACTTGCGACGAAGACTCGGTGGCCGGCGAGTCGGACCGCATAGACGATGGCACTGTTAACGGCCGCGGCTGCTCCCCGGGCGAGTCGGCCTCGGGGGGCCTGTCCAAAAAGCTGCTGCTGGGCAGCCCCAGCTCGCTGAGCCCCTTCTCCAAGCGCATCAAGCTCGAGAAGGAGTTCGACCTGCCCCCGGCCGCGATGCCCAACACGGAGAACGTGTACTCGCAGTGGCTCGCCGGCTACGCAGCCTCCAGGCAGCTCAAAGATCCCTTCCTTAGCTTCGGAGACTCCAGACAATCGCCTTTCGCCTCCTCGTCAGAGCACTCCTCGGAGAACGGGAGCTTGCGCTTCTCCACGCCGCCCGGGGAGCTGGACGGAGGGATCTCGGGGCGCAGCGGCACGGGAAGTGGAGGCAGCACGCCCCATATTAGTGGTCCGGGCCCGGGCAGGCCCAGCTCAAAAGAGGGCAGACGCAGCGACACTTGTGAGTACTGTGGGAAAGTCTTCAAGAACTGTAGCAATCTCACTgtccacaggagaagccacacgGGCGAAAGGCCTTATAAATGCGAGCTGTGCAACTATGCCTGTGCCCAGAGTAGCAAGCTCACCAGGCACATGAAAACGCATGGCCAGGTGGGGAAGGACGTTTACAAATGTGAAATTTGTAAGATGCCTTTTAGCGTGTACAGTACCCTggagaaacacatgaaaaaatggcACAGTGATCGAGTGTTGAATAATGATATAAAAACTGAATAGAGGTATATTAATacccctccctcactcccacctgccacctccttttttcaccacccctccccctttccccatcGCCCTCCAGCCCCACACCCTGTAGGATTTTTTTCTAGTCCCGTGTGATTTAAACATacagacaaacaaacagaagTAACGGAAGCTAAGAATATGAGAGTGCTTGTCACCAGCAcacctgtttttgtttctgttttttctttttcttttttctttttctttttttcctttatgttctCACCGTTTGAATGCATGACCTGTATGGGGCAATACTATTGCATTTTACGCAAACTTTGAGCCTTTCTCTTGTGCAATAATTTACATGttgtgtatgttttttatttttttttaaacttagacaGCATGTATGGTATGTTATGGCTATTTTAAATTGTCCCCGATTCGTTGCTGAGAAAACATGTTGCTGTTTCCAGTTCCgttctgagagaaagagagagagagagagaaaaaaaccatgCTGCATACATTCTGTAATACATATCATGTACAGTTTTCTTTCATAACGTGAGGAGGAAAAACAGTCCTTGGATTAACCCTCTATAGACAGAATAGATGGCACTGAAAGAAAATCTCTACAAGCTAAATGTCTGTCTCTAAAGGGTTAAATATATCAATTGGAGATGAAGGAAAGGCCTTGAATTGacaaattaacagaaaaataaaacaagtttatCCTAtcatttggttttaaaatatgagtgCCTTGGATCTATTAAAACCACATTGATGGTTCTTTCTACTTGTTATAAACTTGTAGCTTAATTCAGCATTGGGTGAGGTAACAAACCTTAGGACCTAGAGTATAATTCTATATTGTATTTCTCACAACAATGGCTACCTAAAAATATGACCCATTATGTCCTAGTTAATCATCATTTTCCCTTTCGTTTAATCTTGTAAGCAAAACTGATTATACCAGTATAAAAGCTATTTTGCTCCTG contains:
- the BCL11A gene encoding B-cell lymphoma/leukemia 11A isoform X1, with the translated sequence MSRRKQGKPQHLSKREFSPEPLEAILTDDEPDHGPLGAPEGDHDLLTCGQCQMNFPLGDILIFIEHKRKQCNGSLCLEKAVDKPPSPSPIEMKKASNPVEVGIQVTPEDDDCLSTSSRGICPKQEHIADKLLHWRGLSSPRSAHGALIPTPGMSAEYAPQGICKDEPSSYTCTTCKQPFTSAWFLLQHAQNTHGLRIYLESEHGSPLTPRVGIPSGLGAECPSQPPLHGIHIADNNPFNLLRIPGSVSREASGLAEGRFPPTPPLFSPPPRHHLDPHRIERLGAEEMALATHHPSAFDRVLRLNPMAMEPPAMDFSRRLRELAGNTSSPPLSPGRPSPMQRLLQPFQPGSKPPFLATPPLPPLQSAPPPSQPPVKSKSCEFCGKTFKFQSNLVVHRRSHTGEKPYKCNLCDHACTQASKLKRHMKTHMHKSSPMTVKSDDGLSTASSPEPGTSDLVGSASSALKSVVAKFKSENDPTLIPENGDEEEEEDDEEEEEEEEEEEEELTESERVDYGFGLSLEAARHHENSSRGAVVGVGDEGRALPDVMQGMVLSSMQHFSEAFHQVLGEKHKRGHLAEAEGHRDTCDEDSVAGESDRIDDGTVNGRGCSPGESASGGLSKKLLLGSPSSLSPFSKRIKLEKEFDLPPAAMPNTENVYSQWLAGYAASRQLKDPFLSFGDSRQSPFASSSEHSSENGSLRFSTPPGELDGGISGRSGTGSGGSTPHISGPGPGRPSSKEGRRSDTCEYCGKVFKNCSNLTVHRRSHTGERPYKCELCNYACAQSSKLTRHMKTHGQVGKDVYKCEICKMPFSVYSTLEKHMKKWHSDRVLNNDIKTE
- the BCL11A gene encoding B-cell lymphoma/leukemia 11A isoform X4, with amino-acid sequence MSRRKQGKPQHLSKREFSPEPLEAILTDDEPDHGPLGAPEGDHDLLTCGQCQMNFPLGDILIFIEHKRKQCNGSLCLEKAVDKPPSPSPIEMKKASNPVEVGIQVTPEDDDCLSTSSRGICPKQEHIAGKDEPSSYTCTTCKQPFTSAWFLLQHAQNTHGLRIYLESEHGSPLTPRVGIPSGLGAECPSQPPLHGIHIADNNPFNLLRIPGSVSREASGLAEGRFPPTPPLFSPPPRHHLDPHRIERLGAEEMALATHHPSAFDRVLRLNPMAMEPPAMDFSRRLRELAGNTSSPPLSPGRPSPMQRLLQPFQPGSKPPFLATPPLPPLQSAPPPSQPPVKSKSCEFCGKTFKFQSNLVVHRRSHTGEKPYKCNLCDHACTQASKLKRHMKTHMHKSSPMTVKSDDGLSTASSPEPGTSDLVGSASSALKSVVAKFKSENDPTLIPENGDEEEEEDDEEEEEEEEEEEEELTESERVDYGFGLSLEAARHHENSSRGAVVGVGDEGRALPDVMQGMVLSSMQHFSEAFHQVLGEKHKRGHLAEAEGHRDTCDEDSVAGESDRIDDGTVNGRGCSPGESASGGLSKKLLLGSPSSLSPFSKRIKLEKEFDLPPAAMPNTENVYSQWLAGYAASRQLKDPFLSFGDSRQSPFASSSEHSSENGSLRFSTPPGELDGGISGRSGTGSGGSTPHISGPGPGRPSSKEGRRSDTCEYCGKVFKNCSNLTVHRRSHTGERPYKCELCNYACAQSSKLTRHMKTHGQVGKDVYKCEICKMPFSVYSTLEKHMKKWHSDRVLNNDIKTE
- the BCL11A gene encoding B-cell lymphoma/leukemia 11A isoform X2 — encoded protein: MRSRRGARRCEVTARPAEPLEAILTDDEPDHGPLGAPEGDHDLLTCGQCQMNFPLGDILIFIEHKRKQCNGSLCLEKAVDKPPSPSPIEMKKASNPVEVGIQVTPEDDDCLSTSSRGICPKQEHIADKLLHWRGLSSPRSAHGALIPTPGMSAEYAPQGICKDEPSSYTCTTCKQPFTSAWFLLQHAQNTHGLRIYLESEHGSPLTPRVGIPSGLGAECPSQPPLHGIHIADNNPFNLLRIPGSVSREASGLAEGRFPPTPPLFSPPPRHHLDPHRIERLGAEEMALATHHPSAFDRVLRLNPMAMEPPAMDFSRRLRELAGNTSSPPLSPGRPSPMQRLLQPFQPGSKPPFLATPPLPPLQSAPPPSQPPVKSKSCEFCGKTFKFQSNLVVHRRSHTGEKPYKCNLCDHACTQASKLKRHMKTHMHKSSPMTVKSDDGLSTASSPEPGTSDLVGSASSALKSVVAKFKSENDPTLIPENGDEEEEEDDEEEEEEEEEEEEELTESERVDYGFGLSLEAARHHENSSRGAVVGVGDEGRALPDVMQGMVLSSMQHFSEAFHQVLGEKHKRGHLAEAEGHRDTCDEDSVAGESDRIDDGTVNGRGCSPGESASGGLSKKLLLGSPSSLSPFSKRIKLEKEFDLPPAAMPNTENVYSQWLAGYAASRQLKDPFLSFGDSRQSPFASSSEHSSENGSLRFSTPPGELDGGISGRSGTGSGGSTPHISGPGPGRPSSKEGRRSDTCEYCGKVFKNCSNLTVHRRSHTGERPYKCELCNYACAQSSKLTRHMKTHGQVGKDVYKCEICKMPFSVYSTLEKHMKKWHSDRVLNNDIKTE
- the BCL11A gene encoding B-cell lymphoma/leukemia 11A isoform X5, with product MNFPLGDILIFIEHKRKQCNGSLCLEKAVDKPPSPSPIEMKKASNPVEVGIQVTPEDDDCLSTSSRGICPKQEHIADKLLHWRGLSSPRSAHGALIPTPGMSAEYAPQGICKDEPSSYTCTTCKQPFTSAWFLLQHAQNTHGLRIYLESEHGSPLTPRVGIPSGLGAECPSQPPLHGIHIADNNPFNLLRIPGSVSREASGLAEGRFPPTPPLFSPPPRHHLDPHRIERLGAEEMALATHHPSAFDRVLRLNPMAMEPPAMDFSRRLRELAGNTSSPPLSPGRPSPMQRLLQPFQPGSKPPFLATPPLPPLQSAPPPSQPPVKSKSCEFCGKTFKFQSNLVVHRRSHTGEKPYKCNLCDHACTQASKLKRHMKTHMHKSSPMTVKSDDGLSTASSPEPGTSDLVGSASSALKSVVAKFKSENDPTLIPENGDEEEEEDDEEEEEEEEEEEEELTESERVDYGFGLSLEAARHHENSSRGAVVGVGDEGRALPDVMQGMVLSSMQHFSEAFHQVLGEKHKRGHLAEAEGHRDTCDEDSVAGESDRIDDGTVNGRGCSPGESASGGLSKKLLLGSPSSLSPFSKRIKLEKEFDLPPAAMPNTENVYSQWLAGYAASRQLKDPFLSFGDSRQSPFASSSEHSSENGSLRFSTPPGELDGGISGRSGTGSGGSTPHISGPGPGRPSSKEGRRSDTCEYCGKVFKNCSNLTVHRRSHTGERPYKCELCNYACAQSSKLTRHMKTHGQVGKDVYKCEICKMPFSVYSTLEKHMKKWHSDRVLNNDIKTE
- the BCL11A gene encoding B-cell lymphoma/leukemia 11A isoform X7, whose amino-acid sequence is MSAEYAPQGICKDEPSSYTCTTCKQPFTSAWFLLQHAQNTHGLRIYLESEHGSPLTPRVGIPSGLGAECPSQPPLHGIHIADNNPFNLLRIPGSVSREASGLAEGRFPPTPPLFSPPPRHHLDPHRIERLGAEEMALATHHPSAFDRVLRLNPMAMEPPAMDFSRRLRELAGNTSSPPLSPGRPSPMQRLLQPFQPGSKPPFLATPPLPPLQSAPPPSQPPVKSKSCEFCGKTFKFQSNLVVHRRSHTGEKPYKCNLCDHACTQASKLKRHMKTHMHKSSPMTVKSDDGLSTASSPEPGTSDLVGSASSALKSVVAKFKSENDPTLIPENGDEEEEEDDEEEEEEEEEEEEELTESERVDYGFGLSLEAARHHENSSRGAVVGVGDEGRALPDVMQGMVLSSMQHFSEAFHQVLGEKHKRGHLAEAEGHRDTCDEDSVAGESDRIDDGTVNGRGCSPGESASGGLSKKLLLGSPSSLSPFSKRIKLEKEFDLPPAAMPNTENVYSQWLAGYAASRQLKDPFLSFGDSRQSPFASSSEHSSENGSLRFSTPPGELDGGISGRSGTGSGGSTPHISGPGPGRPSSKEGRRSDTCEYCGKVFKNCSNLTVHRRSHTGERPYKCELCNYACAQSSKLTRHMKTHGQVGKDVYKCEICKMPFSVYSTLEKHMKKWHSDRVLNNDIKTE
- the BCL11A gene encoding B-cell lymphoma/leukemia 11A isoform X3, which codes for MSRRKQGKPQHLSKREFSPEPLEAILTDDEPDHGPLGAPEGDHDLLTCGQCQMNFPLGDILIFIEHKRKQCNGSLCLEKAVDKPPSPSPIEMKKASNPVEVGIQVTPEDDDCLSTSSRGICPKQEHIADKLLHWRGLSSPRSAHGALIPTPGMSAEYAPQGICKDEPSSYTCTTCKQPFTSAWFLLQHAQNTHGLRIYLESEHGSPLTPRVGIPSGLGAECPSQPPLHGIHIADNNPFNLLRIPGSVSREASGLAEGRFPPTPPLFSPPPRHHLDPHRIERLGAEEMALATHHPSAFDRVLRLNPMAMEPPAMDFSRRLRELAGNTSSPPLSPGRPSPMQRLLQPFQPGSKPPFLATPPLPPLQSAPPPSQPPVKSKSCEFCGKTFKFQSNLVVHRRSHTGEKPYKCNLCDHACTQASKLKRHMKTHMHKSSPMTVKSDDGLSTASSPEPGTSDLVGSASSALKSVVAKFKSENDPTLIPENGDEEEEEDDEEEEEEEEEEEEELTESERVDYGFGLSLEAARHHENSSRGAVVGVGDEGRALPDVMQGMVLSSMQHFSEAFHQVLGEKHKRGHLAEAEGHRDTCDEDSVAGESDRIDDGTVNGRGCSPGESASGGLSKKLLLGSPSSLSPFSKRIKLEKEFDLPPAAMPNTENVYSQWLAGYAASRQLKDPFLSFGDSRQSPFASSSEHSSENGSLRFSTPPGELDGGISGRSGTGSGGSTPHISGPGPGRPSSKEGRRSDTCSSHTPIRRSTQRAQDVWQFSDGSSRALKF
- the BCL11A gene encoding B-cell lymphoma/leukemia 11A isoform X6 codes for the protein MSRRKQGKPQHLSKREFSPEPLEAILTDDEPDHGPLGAPEGDHDLLTCGQCQMNFPLGDILIFIEHKRKQCNGSLCLEKAVDKPPSPSPIEMKKASNPVEVGIQVTPEDDDCLSTSSRGICPKQEHIAGKDEPSSYTCTTCKQPFTSAWFLLQHAQNTHGLRIYLESEHGSPLTPRVGIPSGLGAECPSQPPLHGIHIADNNPFNLLRIPGSVSREASGLAEGRFPPTPPLFSPPPRHHLDPHRIERLGAEEMALATHHPSAFDRVLRLNPMAMEPPAMDFSRRLRELAGNTSSPPLSPGRPSPMQRLLQPFQPGSKPPFLATPPLPPLQSAPPPSQPPVKSKSCEFCGKTFKFQSNLVVHRRSHTGEKPYKCNLCDHACTQASKLKRHMKTHMHKSSPMTVKSDDGLSTASSPEPGTSDLVGSASSALKSVVAKFKSENDPTLIPENGDEEEEEDDEEEEEEEEEEEEELTESERVDYGFGLSLEAARHHENSSRGAVVGVGDEGRALPDVMQGMVLSSMQHFSEAFHQVLGEKHKRGHLAEAEGHRDTCDEDSVAGESDRIDDGTVNGRGCSPGESASGGLSKKLLLGSPSSLSPFSKRIKLEKEFDLPPAAMPNTENVYSQWLAGYAASRQLKDPFLSFGDSRQSPFASSSEHSSENGSLRFSTPPGELDGGISGRSGTGSGGSTPHISGPGPGRPSSKEGRRSDTCSSHTPIRRSTQRAQDVWQFSDGSSRALKF
- the BCL11A gene encoding B-cell lymphoma/leukemia 11A isoform X10, yielding MSRRKQGKPQHLSKREFSPEPLEAILTDDEPDHGPLGAPEGDHDLLTCGQCQMNFPLGDILIFIEHKRKQCNGSLCLEKAVDKPPSPSPIEMKKASNPVEVGIQVTPEDDDCLSTSSRGICPKQEHIADKLLHWRGLSSPRSAHGALIPTPGMSAEYAPQGICKDEPSSYTCTTCKQPFTSAWFLLQHAQNTHGLRIYLESEHGSPLTPRVGIPSGLGAECPSQPPLHGIHIADNNPFNLLRIPGSVSREASGLAEGRFPPTPPLFSPPPRHHLDPHRIERLGAEEMALATHHPSAFDRVLRLNPMAMEPPAMDFSRRLRELAGNTSSPPLSPGRPSPMQRLLQPFQPGSKPPFLATPPLPPLQSAPPPSQPPVKSKSCEFCGKTFKFQSNLVVHRRSHTGEKPYKCNLCDHACTQASKLKRHMKTHMHKSSPMTVKSDDGLSTASSPEPGTSDLVGSASSALKSVVAKFKSENDPTLIPENGDEEEEEDDEEEEEEEEEEEEELTESERVDYGFGLSLEAARHHENSSRGAVVGVGDEGRALPDVMQGMVLSSMQHFSEAFHQVLGEKHKRGHLAEAEGHRDTCDEDSVAGESDRIDDGTVNGRGCSPGESASGGLSKKLLLGSPSSLSPFSKRIKLEKEFDLPPAAMPNTENVYSQWLAGYAASRQLKDPFLSFGDSRQSPFASSSEHSSENGSLRFSTPPGELDGGISGRSGTGSGGSTPHISGPGPGRPSSKEGRRSDTCEYCGKVFKNCSNLTVHRRSHTGERPYKCELCNYACAQSSKLTRHMKTHGQVLHTPPFGVVPRELKMCGSFRMEAREPLSSEKI
- the BCL11A gene encoding B-cell lymphoma/leukemia 11A isoform X11, which produces MSRRKQGKPQHLSKREFSPEPLEAILTDDEPDHGPLGAPEGDHDLLTCGQCQMNFPLGDILIFIEHKRKQCNGSLCLEKAVDKPPSPSPIEMKKASNPVEVGIQVTPEDDDCLSTSSRGICPKQEHIAGKDEPSSYTCTTCKQPFTSAWFLLQHAQNTHGLRIYLESEHGSPLTPRVGIPSGLGAECPSQPPLHGIHIADNNPFNLLRIPGSVSREASGLAEGRFPPTPPLFSPPPRHHLDPHRIERLGAEEMALATHHPSAFDRVLRLNPMAMEPPAMDFSRRLRELAGNTSSPPLSPGRPSPMQRLLQPFQPGSKPPFLATPPLPPLQSAPPPSQPPVKSKSCEFCGKTFKFQSNLVVHRRSHTGEKPYKCNLCDHACTQASKLKRHMKTHMHKSSPMTVKSDDGLSTASSPEPGTSDLVGSASSALKSVVAKFKSENDPTLIPENGDEEEEEDDEEEEEEEEEEEEELTESERVDYGFGLSLEAARHHENSSRGAVVGVGDEGRALPDVMQGMVLSSMQHFSEAFHQVLGEKHKRGHLAEAEGHRDTCDEDSVAGESDRIDDGTVNGRGCSPGESASGGLSKKLLLGSPSSLSPFSKRIKLEKEFDLPPAAMPNTENVYSQWLAGYAASRQLKDPFLSFGDSRQSPFASSSEHSSENGSLRFSTPPGELDGGISGRSGTGSGGSTPHISGPGPGRPSSKEGRRSDTCEYCGKVFKNCSNLTVHRRSHTGERPYKCELCNYACAQSSKLTRHMKTHGQVLHTPPFGVVPRELKMCGSFRMEAREPLSSEKI